A genomic region of Methanothermobacter thermautotrophicus str. Delta H contains the following coding sequences:
- a CDS encoding UbiX family flavin prenyltransferase, which translates to MIILAMTGASGVIYGERILKALRGAGVRIGLMITDTAREIIRYELGIEPGALEELADECFDASDFTTSINSGSSPFRAMVIAPCTMKTLSAIANGYAENSLTRAADVCLKERRDLVLVPRETPLRSVHLENMLRVSREGGIILPAMPGFYHKPASIEDMADFIAGKVLDVLGIENDLFRRWTGKDI; encoded by the coding sequence ATGATAATACTTGCCATGACAGGTGCGAGTGGTGTTATCTATGGTGAGAGGATCCTGAAGGCCCTCAGAGGGGCTGGAGTGAGGATTGGACTCATGATAACCGACACCGCACGTGAGATAATAAGATATGAACTTGGGATTGAACCAGGGGCCCTTGAGGAACTGGCAGATGAGTGCTTCGATGCCAGTGACTTCACAACATCCATAAACAGCGGATCATCCCCCTTCAGGGCAATGGTCATCGCTCCCTGCACAATGAAGACCCTCTCTGCCATAGCCAACGGATATGCTGAGAATTCCCTTACAAGGGCTGCAGATGTCTGCCTGAAGGAGAGAAGGGATCTTGTCCTCGTCCCAAGGGAAACCCCGTTGAGGAGTGTCCATCTTGAAAACATGCTCAGGGTCTCAAGGGAGGGTGGGATAATACTCCCTGCCATGCCAGGTTTCTACCATAAACCCGCCAGCATAGAGGATATGGCGGACTTCATAGCTGGAAAGGTCCTTGATGTACTTGGAATAGAGAACGACCTCTTCAGAAGGTGGACAGGTAAGGATATCTAA
- a CDS encoding pseudomurein-binding repeat-containing protein, with protein MERLTLEQYREMVSEIIEFKNLYGSLPKYALVDGKKIHKEHYIDMIERVNKFVLEMGRNPRTVDIRS; from the coding sequence ATGGAAAGGTTGACCCTAGAGCAGTATAGGGAAATGGTTAGCGAGATAATTGAGTTTAAGAATCTGTACGGGTCTCTACCGAAATATGCTCTTGTCGATGGGAAGAAAATCCATAAAGAACACTACATCGACATGATTGAGCGTGTAAACAAGTTTGTTCTTGAGATGGGAAGGAATCCACGCACAGTTGATATCAGATCCTGA
- a CDS encoding DUF2304 domain-containing protein, with protein MIYQVIGTVIGIAGIIVSFARFRESRTSPGGLLLWLILWVSVILFSLNPPFSTRIANLLGIGRGLDFLLIIGILGAYYLLFRIYLMVDRIQQDITELVHEIALREHDD; from the coding sequence ATGATATATCAGGTTATTGGAACTGTTATTGGAATTGCAGGTATAATTGTATCCTTTGCGAGGTTCAGGGAGTCAAGGACGTCGCCGGGGGGTCTTCTTCTCTGGCTGATACTCTGGGTTTCGGTCATACTCTTCTCACTTAACCCCCCGTTCTCAACCAGGATCGCCAACCTTCTTGGCATCGGCAGGGGACTTGACTTTCTACTCATAATAGGCATACTCGGAGCCTATTACCTCCTTTTCAGGATATACCTCATGGTCGACAGGATCCAGCAGGACATAACCGAGCTTGTCCATGAAATCGCCCTCAGGGAACATGATGATTGA
- a CDS encoding LUD domain-containing protein, which yields MNDSEIRQYEDFFSEINERRLELLDRPEVAELADRVRTIRESSIENLNELIAGASERFTENGVEFHLAADADDACRIIYESLEGDTIAKSKSNTLSEIGLADYLRRRGVEVIETDLGDRILQLAGIGKPAHPVGPALHLGVSEIAAIVRDKLEADIRDDPHEIMEAVRSDILQSIAECSAGITGANSVAASDGSAVIVHNEGNVARLSLMDTHIMVFGVDKLVPQIEDAVSVVKLETAYATGTRVPSYINVISGPSKTADIEKMLLTGMYGASRVIAVAVDNGRSEAYPEALLCIGCGSCIVSCPVYNTVGNRFGYRGYLGGRGVVMSSFIDGREAAAESGLYMCTLCGLCTEKCPVRPPAAEMMDRLRRNCVAAGIRHPSHMRIAARILRRGSPL from the coding sequence TTGAATGACAGTGAAATCCGCCAGTATGAGGATTTCTTCAGCGAAATCAATGAAAGACGCCTTGAACTTCTGGATAGGCCAGAGGTGGCTGAACTGGCAGACAGGGTCAGGACGATACGTGAATCATCCATTGAGAACCTCAACGAACTCATAGCAGGGGCATCTGAACGCTTCACGGAAAACGGCGTCGAGTTCCATCTTGCAGCTGACGCTGATGATGCCTGCAGGATAATATATGAGAGCCTCGAAGGTGACACCATTGCAAAGTCAAAGTCCAACACCCTCTCCGAGATAGGGCTCGCAGATTACCTCAGGAGGAGGGGGGTGGAGGTAATTGAGACGGACCTGGGGGACCGTATACTCCAGCTTGCAGGTATAGGAAAACCTGCGCACCCTGTTGGACCGGCTCTCCACCTGGGTGTATCTGAAATAGCGGCCATAGTAAGGGATAAACTCGAAGCTGACATCAGGGATGATCCCCATGAGATAATGGAGGCGGTGAGATCCGATATACTGCAGTCCATAGCTGAATGCAGTGCAGGGATAACCGGTGCCAATTCTGTGGCAGCCTCTGATGGATCAGCTGTTATAGTCCATAACGAGGGAAACGTGGCCAGGCTCTCACTCATGGACACACACATCATGGTCTTTGGTGTGGATAAACTGGTCCCTCAGATCGAGGATGCTGTATCGGTGGTTAAACTGGAGACCGCCTATGCCACAGGTACCAGGGTGCCATCCTACATCAACGTGATCTCAGGACCCTCAAAGACCGCGGATATAGAGAAGATGCTCCTAACCGGGATGTACGGTGCATCAAGGGTCATAGCAGTTGCAGTTGACAACGGGAGGTCCGAAGCATACCCGGAGGCCCTCCTCTGCATAGGGTGCGGCAGCTGCATAGTCAGCTGTCCCGTCTACAACACAGTCGGGAACAGGTTCGGTTACCGTGGATACCTGGGGGGCCGTGGTGTTGTTATGAGCAGCTTCATTGATGGCAGGGAAGCTGCAGCTGAATCAGGCCTCTACATGTGCACCCTGTGTGGTCTCTGCACCGAGAAATGCCCGGTTCGACCCCCCGCTGCTGAGATGATGGATAGGCTCCGGCGGAACTGCGTTGCCGCGGGTATAAGGCACCCAAGCCACATGAGGATAGCGGCGCGGATACTCAGGAGGGGTTCACCCCTCTGA
- a CDS encoding ABC transporter ATP-binding protein — protein MIRVENLTKTYKLENGDEFRALSDVNLEVAEGEILGILGMSGSGKTTLLRILRGVEPFDSGRITLDDVTVEADSSQYYFSKLKKKTAIHLQRSFGLWAETALENVIRKLYATRYGDESMTDFDYASDEFGEDAMELLRVVGLEHKADHFAPVLSGGEKQRLIMARQLAKKPRVLLLDEPATMSCPRTKQEILDAIKNINRELGVTVVLVSHLPEVHEYLADRVVLMDGGRIVDEGEPSSIIGRFLEDIEPPVEYTPGARGKEILRVRGLGKRFVLLKGGAVLEMSDVNLDIAEGEMVSIIGPSGAGKTVLLRMIGGLDLPDEGTVEFRLNSEWVNMHEPGVKRMGIRRKMGFMHQEFALVHHATIRSQIASRLGVKGEHVVAEAKKRADELGISDMVLDVLYQLTDLPETEARYRLEKLGLSPEILEELFPSFPDSEVKRYAEPIFRALDLPLSILDRRSYELSGGERVRATLALVLASRPDVLILDEPFGDLDPITLRMVSNSLKRINMEFGTTIIMVSHHVDFIRELSTRAVMVEDGRIVMDGEPGELCDEFVERSHARYLQRVKG, from the coding sequence ATGATAAGGGTAGAGAACCTGACAAAGACCTATAAACTGGAGAATGGAGACGAATTCAGGGCACTTTCTGATGTTAACCTTGAGGTGGCCGAGGGTGAAATACTCGGAATTCTGGGCATGAGTGGATCAGGTAAGACAACCCTCCTGAGGATACTGAGGGGTGTGGAACCCTTTGATTCAGGGAGGATCACCCTTGATGATGTAACAGTTGAAGCTGATTCCAGCCAGTACTATTTCTCTAAGCTGAAGAAGAAGACAGCCATTCACCTGCAGAGGTCCTTTGGTCTCTGGGCAGAGACAGCCCTTGAGAACGTTATAAGGAAGCTCTACGCTACAAGGTATGGTGATGAGTCCATGACAGACTTTGACTATGCCTCTGATGAATTCGGTGAGGATGCAATGGAGCTCCTGAGGGTTGTTGGACTTGAACACAAGGCTGACCACTTCGCCCCGGTACTGAGCGGGGGTGAAAAACAGAGGCTCATAATGGCAAGGCAGCTTGCAAAGAAACCCCGGGTCCTTCTACTTGATGAACCGGCAACCATGTCCTGCCCGAGGACCAAGCAGGAGATACTGGACGCCATAAAGAACATAAACAGGGAACTCGGTGTCACCGTGGTCCTTGTATCCCACCTCCCGGAGGTCCATGAGTACCTGGCCGACAGGGTGGTGCTCATGGATGGGGGCCGCATAGTTGATGAGGGCGAACCCTCATCCATTATAGGAAGGTTCCTTGAGGACATCGAACCCCCTGTTGAATACACTCCGGGGGCCAGAGGGAAGGAGATACTCAGGGTCCGTGGTCTCGGGAAGAGGTTCGTACTCCTCAAGGGTGGAGCTGTCCTGGAGATGAGTGATGTTAACCTCGATATAGCTGAGGGGGAGATGGTGTCCATAATAGGCCCCAGCGGAGCAGGTAAGACAGTCCTCCTCAGGATGATAGGGGGTCTGGATCTACCTGATGAGGGTACAGTGGAGTTCCGCCTCAACAGTGAATGGGTCAACATGCATGAGCCTGGCGTTAAGAGGATGGGAATAAGGCGAAAGATGGGGTTCATGCACCAGGAGTTCGCCCTCGTGCACCATGCAACCATAAGGAGTCAGATCGCCTCAAGGCTTGGTGTTAAGGGAGAACATGTTGTTGCGGAGGCAAAGAAGAGGGCCGATGAACTCGGAATAAGTGACATGGTCCTCGATGTCCTTTACCAGCTCACTGATCTTCCTGAGACCGAGGCACGGTACCGTCTGGAGAAGCTGGGCCTCTCACCTGAGATACTTGAGGAGCTCTTCCCAAGCTTCCCTGACAGTGAGGTTAAGAGGTATGCTGAGCCCATATTCAGGGCCCTTGACCTTCCCCTGAGTATACTTGACAGGAGGTCCTATGAGCTATCAGGCGGCGAGAGGGTGAGGGCGACCCTTGCCCTTGTACTCGCATCGAGGCCCGATGTACTGATACTGGATGAGCCCTTCGGGGACCTGGACCCAATCACACTGCGCATGGTCTCCAACTCCCTCAAGAGGATCAACATGGAGTTCGGGACAACCATCATAATGGTGAGCCACCATGTTGACTTCATAAGGGAGCTCAGCACCAGGGCCGTGATGGTTGAGGATGGAAGGATTGTGATGGATGGTGAACCAGGTGAACTCTGTGATGAATTTGTTGAGAGGAGTCATGCAAGATACCTTCAGAGGGTTAAGGGGTGA
- a CDS encoding heterodisulfide reductase-related iron-sulfur binding cluster yields the protein MLRCRRGLRSAQPDVSSAVASSRIQEAARTGADILCTSCPFCSLNLGARSMRVMDITDAPIGTYQEEKR from the coding sequence ATGCTGCGGTGCCGGAGGGGGCTGCGTTCAGCCCAACCTGATGTATCGTCTGCTGTGGCATCTTCACGGATACAAGAGGCTGCAAGGACCGGGGCAGACATCCTGTGCACCTCCTGTCCATTCTGCAGCCTCAACCTCGGAGCAAGATCCATGAGGGTCATGGACATTACAGATGCTCCTATCGGAACTTATCAGGAGGAGAAACGTTGA
- a CDS encoding molybdopterin synthase catalytic subunit gives MIVRVTDEKEAYRMEDLIENLKKSPYLDECGAIFTFEGIVRGVDDKRIDKLVLTTPDTERAQIELEGIVEDVRRKYPVRDVAVVHYLGEFYTSETLFMVAVAGPHREETLKALSEIIERTKHEIEFKKEEYTDSGKNIIMSGG, from the coding sequence ATGATTGTACGGGTAACCGATGAGAAGGAGGCCTACCGGATGGAGGACCTCATAGAAAACCTCAAGAAAAGCCCATACCTTGATGAATGCGGGGCCATATTCACCTTCGAGGGTATTGTTCGTGGTGTGGATGATAAGAGGATAGATAAGCTGGTACTCACAACACCCGACACTGAGAGGGCTCAGATTGAGCTTGAGGGTATTGTGGAGGATGTCAGGAGGAAGTACCCGGTAAGGGACGTTGCCGTGGTCCACTATCTCGGTGAGTTCTACACCTCAGAGACACTCTTCATGGTGGCTGTGGCCGGTCCGCATCGTGAGGAGACACTGAAGGCCCTCAGTGAGATAATTGAGAGGACAAAGCATGAAATTGAATTTAAGAAGGAGGAGTACACCGACAGCGGTAAGAATATCATAATGTCAGGCGGCTGA
- a CDS encoding glycosyltransferase family 2 protein: protein MAEHRQEDVAVVVPVYNEEKTVAGVIESLLDRGYRVIAVDDGSRDSTPEILAGIASERDGLSVYTHVINRGLGTALRTGLRAAVDEGASCIVTFDADGQHDPDDIEGVIEPLLKGEADVVIGSRDFSEMPLSRSLGNTLMNLLTLLFYGCRVSDSQSGLRAFTARAASVIDIKSRGYGVSSEIIGEIHRNGLRMREVTIKTIYTPETISKGPAPQWV, encoded by the coding sequence ATGGCTGAACACAGGCAAGAGGACGTTGCGGTTGTTGTACCTGTATACAATGAGGAGAAGACCGTGGCGGGTGTCATAGAATCCCTCCTTGATAGGGGCTACAGGGTCATAGCCGTTGATGACGGCTCAAGGGATTCAACCCCTGAGATACTTGCAGGAATAGCATCTGAAAGGGATGGATTATCTGTTTACACCCACGTCATAAACAGGGGTCTCGGAACGGCCCTGAGGACTGGTCTGAGGGCGGCTGTGGATGAGGGGGCCTCCTGCATCGTCACCTTTGATGCGGATGGGCAGCATGACCCTGATGATATTGAGGGGGTCATCGAGCCCCTCCTGAAGGGGGAGGCCGATGTGGTGATAGGTAGCCGGGACTTCTCTGAGATGCCCCTTTCAAGGAGCCTCGGGAACACCCTAATGAACCTGCTGACCCTCCTGTTCTATGGTTGCAGGGTTTCAGATTCCCAGTCTGGTCTGAGGGCATTCACAGCCAGGGCAGCATCAGTCATTGATATAAAGAGCAGAGGTTACGGTGTTTCATCCGAGATAATAGGTGAGATACACAGAAATGGTCTCAGGATGAGGGAGGTTACAATAAAGACGATATACACTCCCGAGACAATATCCAAGGGACCAGCACCTCAGTGGGTATAA
- the cbiT gene encoding precorrin-6Y C5,15-methyltransferase (decarboxylating) subunit CbiT has translation MIPDDEFIKNPSVPGPTAMEVRCLIMCLAEPGKNDVAVDVGCGTGGVTLELAGRVRRVYAIDRNPEAISTTEMNLQRHGLGDNVTLMEGDAPEALCKIPDIDIAVVGGSGGELQEILRIIKDKLKPGGRIIVTAILLETKFEAMECLRDLGFDVNITELNIARGRALDRGTMMVSRNPVALIYTGVSHENKD, from the coding sequence TTGATACCCGACGATGAGTTCATAAAGAACCCCTCAGTCCCGGGCCCAACCGCCATGGAAGTGAGATGCCTCATCATGTGCCTTGCAGAGCCCGGTAAAAATGATGTTGCCGTTGATGTGGGCTGTGGAACCGGTGGAGTGACCCTAGAACTTGCAGGGAGGGTCAGAAGGGTCTATGCAATCGACAGGAACCCTGAAGCCATCTCAACAACTGAAATGAACCTCCAGAGGCATGGCCTTGGAGATAATGTAACACTGATGGAGGGTGATGCCCCTGAGGCCCTCTGTAAGATCCCTGACATCGACATTGCAGTTGTGGGTGGTAGCGGGGGTGAACTGCAGGAGATCCTCAGGATTATAAAGGATAAGTTGAAGCCCGGTGGCAGGATAATCGTGACGGCGATACTCCTTGAGACGAAGTTTGAGGCAATGGAGTGCCTCAGGGACCTTGGATTTGATGTGAACATCACTGAACTCAACATAGCAAGGGGCCGTGCACTTGATAGAGGCACCATGATGGTCTCAAGGAACCCTGTTGCACTGATATACACTGGGGTATCCCATGAAAACAAAGATTAA
- a CDS encoding glycosyltransferase family 4 protein, whose amino-acid sequence MRICIVTEYFPGGEELNIRGGAEACAFNEALKLSEKHEVTVLTSRTPENPENYRCGNMEVICCGPVRSYVQAGSITGRLSFMLSAYREGLKLDPDAVIGYNFITHPVAWMIAGKRNAAALARYHDVWIGEWVRNIGVSGILGELLERYTLSRRFDRIVAVSEYTAGKILERYPWQQVSVVHNMVDFRTPPVRKTSTPSIACVSRLVEYKRIQDLIRAVSVIREKFPDIRCRIIGTGPLEERLRGLARELAVEDNVEFMGFVEKHADVLEVIAESWVFCLPSVVEGFGIVVVEAMGCGTPFVAARIPPVMESSQEKGGLFFEPGNWRDLAEKLELLLSSGELHERLSSEAADVFRDYSADSIGRKLERVLTEVTGRDE is encoded by the coding sequence ATGAGGATATGCATCGTTACGGAGTACTTCCCTGGAGGCGAGGAGCTGAACATCCGGGGCGGTGCAGAGGCCTGTGCCTTCAACGAGGCCCTTAAACTGTCAGAGAAACATGAGGTCACGGTACTGACATCAAGGACCCCTGAAAACCCTGAGAACTACAGATGCGGGAACATGGAGGTTATCTGCTGTGGCCCTGTGAGGTCCTATGTCCAGGCGGGTTCAATCACAGGGAGACTCTCCTTCATGTTATCAGCATACCGTGAGGGATTAAAACTTGACCCTGACGCGGTGATTGGCTACAACTTCATAACACACCCCGTTGCCTGGATGATCGCAGGAAAAAGGAATGCTGCGGCACTGGCCCGCTACCATGACGTCTGGATCGGGGAGTGGGTGAGGAACATAGGGGTTTCAGGCATCCTCGGTGAGCTGCTTGAGAGGTACACACTCTCACGGAGATTCGACAGGATAGTGGCGGTATCTGAGTACACAGCAGGCAAGATCCTTGAGAGGTATCCCTGGCAGCAGGTCTCTGTTGTTCATAACATGGTCGACTTCAGGACACCTCCTGTCCGGAAAACCAGCACACCATCAATTGCATGTGTATCACGCCTTGTTGAATACAAGAGGATCCAGGACCTCATAAGGGCGGTTTCGGTGATAAGGGAGAAGTTCCCTGATATAAGGTGCCGGATAATCGGCACAGGTCCCCTTGAGGAGCGTTTAAGGGGTCTTGCACGTGAACTTGCTGTTGAGGATAACGTTGAGTTCATGGGCTTCGTTGAGAAACACGCAGATGTACTGGAGGTTATAGCAGAGTCCTGGGTCTTCTGCCTTCCAAGCGTGGTTGAAGGCTTTGGAATAGTTGTTGTGGAGGCCATGGGCTGCGGGACACCCTTCGTGGCTGCCAGGATACCCCCTGTAATGGAGTCAAGCCAGGAGAAGGGAGGACTTTTCTTTGAACCCGGAAACTGGCGTGACCTTGCAGAGAAGCTTGAACTTTTGCTCTCCAGCGGAGAGCTCCATGAAAGGTTAAGCTCTGAGGCTGCAGATGTTTTCAGGGACTACAGTGCAGATTCCATAGGTAGAAAGCTGGAGAGAGTGCTGACGGAGGTCACAGGCAGGGATGAATGA
- a CDS encoding nicotinamide-nucleotide adenylyltransferase, which yields MRGLLVGRMQPFHRGHLQVIKSILEEVDELIICIGSAQLSHSIRDPFTAGERVMMLTKALSENGIPASRYYIIPVQDIECNALWVGHIKMLTPPFDRVYSGNPLVQRLFSEDGYEVTAPPLFYRDRYSGTEVRRRMLDDGDWRSLLPESVVEVIDEINGVERIKHLAKKEVSELGGIS from the coding sequence ATGAGGGGATTGCTGGTTGGAAGGATGCAACCATTTCACAGGGGCCACCTGCAGGTCATAAAGAGCATACTCGAGGAGGTCGATGAACTCATAATATGTATTGGCAGTGCACAGCTGAGCCACAGCATCCGCGATCCATTCACAGCAGGTGAGAGGGTCATGATGCTCACCAAGGCCCTGAGTGAAAACGGGATCCCTGCATCACGCTACTACATCATCCCTGTCCAGGACATAGAGTGCAACGCCCTCTGGGTGGGCCACATAAAGATGCTCACACCACCCTTTGACAGGGTCTACAGCGGGAACCCACTCGTGCAGAGGCTATTCAGTGAGGATGGCTACGAGGTTACAGCCCCGCCACTCTTCTACCGTGACAGGTACTCCGGGACAGAGGTTAGGCGAAGGATGCTGGATGATGGGGACTGGCGTTCCCTCCTCCCTGAATCTGTGGTGGAAGTTATAGATGAGATCAATGGCGTTGAAAGGATAAAACACCTTGCAAAAAAGGAGGTCAGTGAACTTGGAGGGATATCATGA
- a CDS encoding molybdenum cofactor guanylyltransferase: MSELDSVAVLCGGRGRRMGSDKGLLLMDDRPFIEIITAKLLGHFSDVLVVLRDTDQAGTYRGILDDRVRILTDELPGAGPLGGIYTALGNISGDAALFLPCDAPLVTDEFLVNMKECFRRLGDSCDAIVPWGDDGPEPLHAVYSARVRGTVEALLSKNKRRVGTLIESINSCRIAAIRLDPTLQSFRNFNRPEDLRI, encoded by the coding sequence ATGAGTGAACTTGACTCTGTTGCTGTCCTCTGCGGTGGCAGGGGAAGGCGGATGGGCTCAGATAAGGGACTTCTTCTCATGGATGACCGGCCCTTCATAGAGATCATAACAGCAAAATTACTTGGACATTTCAGTGATGTCCTTGTGGTTCTGCGTGACACTGACCAGGCCGGGACCTACAGGGGCATCCTCGATGACCGTGTGAGGATCCTGACGGATGAGCTGCCTGGTGCAGGACCCCTTGGAGGAATATACACTGCACTGGGGAATATATCAGGGGATGCTGCGCTTTTCCTCCCCTGTGACGCGCCCCTTGTTACGGACGAGTTCCTGGTGAATATGAAGGAGTGCTTCCGGAGGCTTGGGGATTCCTGTGACGCCATAGTACCATGGGGGGATGATGGACCGGAACCCCTCCATGCTGTGTACTCTGCCAGGGTGAGGGGGACTGTGGAGGCGCTTCTATCCAAAAATAAAAGGAGAGTGGGGACTCTGATTGAATCCATTAACTCCTGCCGCATAGCCGCAATCAGACTGGATCCGACACTTCAAAGCTTCAGGAACTTCAACCGTCCGGAGGATCTCAGGATCTGA
- a CDS encoding HD domain-containing protein — protein MKFIRDSVHGNLKLSEFEVRIVDTPQFQRLRRIKQLGFTSLIYPGANHSRFEHSIGAMYLASRLAEHLGLGHEKKRVLRLCALLHDVGHGPFSHVSEGVLEMSHESLTRELIRKSILGDIISEEFDLRQVMRILRGEGVLGQAISGELDVDRMDYLLRDSHYTGVAYGIIDVERLIYNMKMENDLVLDRKGVQAAESALLARYFMYPSVYQHHTTRIVNSMFRRCLRSLISGGVLDASRIYRYDDMDLIVMCRNQEGLAGDMMRRLDNRDLLKTVDSVKLNELEDPDRVFRITEAEIQRAEEEIAEDMGLDPDYVVVNLPEYPAFDEMRTQVSVGDSIVNLSHISSLVGALKEARFNHADICVYVPGEFAGSFRDFSLHDYMDLPERRPSHPRQLRLTVPDYLRFR, from the coding sequence ATGAAATTCATAAGGGACAGCGTCCATGGAAACCTGAAACTGAGTGAGTTCGAGGTCAGGATAGTTGACACGCCACAGTTCCAGCGCCTCAGGCGCATAAAGCAGCTCGGATTCACCAGCCTCATATACCCCGGTGCAAACCATTCAAGGTTCGAACACTCCATAGGTGCCATGTACCTTGCATCACGACTTGCAGAGCACCTCGGTCTTGGCCATGAAAAGAAGAGGGTCCTGAGGCTGTGCGCCCTCCTCCACGACGTTGGGCACGGCCCATTCTCCCATGTATCCGAGGGTGTCCTTGAGATGTCCCATGAGAGCCTCACAAGGGAGCTGATAAGAAAATCCATCCTTGGGGACATAATATCCGAGGAGTTCGACCTCAGGCAGGTTATGAGGATACTCAGGGGTGAGGGAGTCCTTGGCCAGGCCATCAGCGGGGAGCTGGATGTTGACAGGATGGACTACCTCCTCAGGGACTCCCACTACACAGGTGTGGCCTACGGTATAATCGACGTTGAAAGGCTGATATACAACATGAAGATGGAGAACGACCTTGTACTCGACAGGAAGGGCGTCCAGGCAGCCGAATCCGCCCTCCTTGCAAGGTACTTCATGTACCCCAGCGTATACCAGCACCACACCACCAGGATCGTGAACTCCATGTTCAGGAGGTGCCTCAGGAGCCTCATATCAGGTGGCGTCCTGGACGCGTCCAGGATCTACAGGTACGACGACATGGACCTCATCGTCATGTGCAGGAACCAGGAGGGCCTTGCAGGTGATATGATGAGGAGGCTTGATAACAGGGACCTCCTCAAGACCGTTGACTCGGTGAAGCTCAATGAACTTGAGGACCCTGATAGGGTCTTCAGGATAACGGAGGCAGAGATACAGAGGGCTGAGGAGGAGATAGCAGAGGACATGGGCCTCGACCCCGACTACGTGGTGGTGAATCTACCCGAGTACCCTGCCTTTGATGAGATGAGGACCCAGGTCTCTGTTGGTGACTCAATTGTAAACCTGAGCCACATTTCAAGCCTCGTCGGGGCCCTGAAGGAGGCCAGGTTCAATCATGCAGATATCTGTGTCTATGTTCCCGGGGAGTTTGCAGGGTCCTTCAGGGACTTCAGCCTCCATGACTACATGGACCTCCCTGAGAGAAGGCCCTCCCATCCAAGGCAGCTGCGCCTAACAGTCCCGGACTACCTCCGGTTCAGATGA
- a CDS encoding (5-formylfuran-3-yl)methyl phosphate synthase — protein sequence MLLLISPINTEEALEAIEGGADIVDVKNPAEGSLGANFPWVIRRVREMTPEDMLVSATLGDVPYKPGTVSLAAMGALVSGADYIKVGLYGTRNYDEAVDVMKNVVRAVKDQSDAIVVAAGYADAHRVGAVEPMEIPRVAADSGADLAMLDTAVKDGKTLFDFMDMEKLESFVSAARDHGLKSALAGSVGREHLKPLHEIGCDVVGIRGAACVGGDRNTGRIHRDAVRELKELLDSF from the coding sequence TTGCTTCTATTGATAAGTCCAATTAACACTGAGGAGGCACTAGAAGCCATAGAAGGCGGTGCAGACATAGTCGATGTTAAGAACCCTGCAGAGGGATCCCTGGGAGCAAATTTCCCGTGGGTGATCCGCAGGGTCAGGGAGATGACACCGGAGGACATGCTTGTAAGCGCGACACTGGGTGATGTGCCCTACAAGCCGGGCACAGTATCCCTTGCAGCCATGGGGGCGCTGGTGTCAGGAGCTGACTACATAAAGGTGGGTCTATACGGGACCAGAAACTATGATGAGGCAGTTGACGTCATGAAGAACGTTGTGAGGGCTGTTAAGGACCAGTCAGACGCCATCGTGGTTGCAGCCGGCTACGCTGACGCTCACCGTGTTGGCGCTGTTGAACCCATGGAGATACCCCGCGTTGCGGCTGATTCCGGTGCAGACCTTGCAATGCTTGACACCGCCGTTAAGGACGGTAAAACACTCTTTGACTTCATGGACATGGAAAAACTGGAATCCTTTGTATCAGCTGCCCGTGATCATGGACTGAAGTCAGCCCTCGCAGGATCAGTTGGCAGGGAACACCTGAAACCCCTCCATGAGATTGGCTGCGACGTTGTAGGCATAAGGGGGGCTGCATGTGTTGGCGGAGACCGCAACACAGGCAGAATCCACAGGGACGCTGTGAGGGAACTCAAGGAACTCCTGGACAGCTTCTAA